The following proteins come from a genomic window of Elstera cyanobacteriorum:
- a CDS encoding ABC transporter substrate-binding protein, producing the protein MRKQMRAALLALLGTSLFSSMALAGAEVEVLHFWTSGGEAKALKVLKDDLATRNVLWKDAPVAGGGGGNAKTVMLTRLNAGNAPTAMLMLGQDIVDWSRARMLGDMNSTARAGNWDAVLPDAVKAFTKVDGIYVSVPTNIHRVNMVWANKAAFDKINAPIPQTWEAFNALAEKFKAAGILPLAHGGQPWQDLTLFDSVALGVGGPDYYRKAFVERDQAALKSPVMAQIFTQLRALRGMVDPNFPGRDWNLASAMVMRGEAAMQIMGDWAKGEFTAAGKLPDQDYLCFPTPGSQGSFSYLVNSFSMFRQTNPDRAAGQVAFAEAIMAPANQEAFNLAKGSIPARTDVSGEKFDRCAQQTMADFKAANSQNRAVPTVAYGHAASADATASLTDIVTKFFNSQQSADEAARAAVKALLDS; encoded by the coding sequence ATGCGGAAACAGATGCGGGCGGCGCTTCTCGCGCTCTTGGGAACGAGCCTGTTCAGCTCAATGGCGCTTGCGGGGGCAGAGGTTGAAGTTTTGCACTTCTGGACCTCCGGGGGCGAAGCGAAAGCGCTTAAGGTGCTGAAAGACGATCTCGCCACCCGAAATGTGCTCTGGAAAGACGCGCCGGTTGCGGGCGGCGGCGGCGGTAATGCCAAAACGGTCATGCTGACCCGCCTTAACGCGGGCAATGCGCCGACGGCAATGCTTATGCTGGGGCAGGATATCGTCGATTGGTCGCGGGCACGGATGCTTGGGGACATGAACAGTACGGCCCGCGCCGGAAACTGGGATGCGGTTCTGCCGGATGCCGTGAAGGCTTTCACAAAGGTCGATGGTATCTATGTCTCGGTTCCCACCAATATTCACCGCGTGAATATGGTTTGGGCCAATAAGGCGGCCTTCGACAAGATCAACGCGCCCATTCCTCAAACCTGGGAGGCGTTCAACGCGCTGGCCGAGAAATTCAAAGCCGCCGGAATTCTGCCCCTGGCCCACGGCGGCCAGCCTTGGCAGGATTTAACCCTATTCGATTCGGTCGCCTTAGGCGTTGGCGGGCCGGACTATTACCGGAAAGCCTTTGTTGAGCGCGATCAGGCGGCGCTGAAAAGCCCCGTGATGGCGCAGATCTTCACCCAGCTTCGCGCCCTGCGCGGCATGGTCGACCCGAATTTCCCAGGCCGCGATTGGAATCTTGCCTCGGCCATGGTGATGCGCGGGGAAGCGGCCATGCAGATTATGGGCGATTGGGCCAAGGGCGAGTTTACGGCGGCGGGCAAGTTGCCCGATCAGGATTACCTCTGCTTTCCAACCCCCGGAAGCCAGGGCAGCTTTAGCTATCTGGTGAATAGCTTCTCCATGTTCCGCCAAACCAACCCGGACCGGGCGGCGGGGCAAGTGGCGTTCGCGGAAGCGATTATGGCCCCCGCGAACCAAGAAGCCTTCAATCTCGCCAAAGGCTCGATTCCGGCACGGACAGACGTTTCCGGGGAGAAGTTCGACCGGTGCGCGCAGCAGACGATGGCCGACTTCAAAGCTGCCAATAGCCAAAACCGCGCCGTTCCCACGGTTGCCTATGGCCATGCGGCGTCGGCGGATGCCACGGCATCCCTCACCGATATCGTCACGAAGTTCTTCAACAGTCAGCAGTCGGCAGACGAAGCCGCCCGTGCGGCAGTGAAAGCTTTGCTCGACTCGTAA
- a CDS encoding glycerate kinase type-2 family protein, with protein sequence MTAISPRDILRSLFDAAVAAAQPAQALAAALPPPPKGRTFVVGAGKAAAEMAAALENLWPGPLAGLVVTRYGHGAATRSIEVLEAAHPVPDAAGQAAAQRLLALVGEAGPDDLILALISGGGSALLALPPPGVPLADIQTLYRLLLASGADIAQMNRVRKHVSGILGGRLAVAAPKTPMVSLLISDVPGDDPGLIASGPTVPDVSDRAEAQAILASYGIDPGPALRAWLASPLADTPAPDHPAFAGKQVRVIASPQQSLAAAAARAAALGLAVLPLGDSIEGEAREVAKVHAGIARSIRQYGLPVKPPCVILSGGETTVTLRAKGGRGGRNAEFALGLAQALNGLEGVFALAADTDGIDGTEDNAGAFVTPETLTRAQTVGLSAADFLARNDSYRFFEALGDLLVTGPTRTNVNDFRAILLE encoded by the coding sequence ATGACCGCTATATCCCCGCGCGACATTCTGCGCAGCCTCTTCGATGCGGCGGTGGCGGCGGCGCAACCCGCCCAAGCGCTTGCGGCGGCCCTGCCGCCCCCGCCGAAGGGGCGTACCTTTGTTGTCGGGGCGGGGAAGGCGGCGGCTGAAATGGCGGCAGCGCTCGAAAACCTATGGCCGGGGCCACTCGCGGGCTTGGTCGTCACCCGTTACGGCCACGGCGCGGCAACCCGCTCGATCGAGGTTCTGGAGGCTGCGCACCCGGTTCCCGACGCTGCCGGACAGGCCGCCGCACAGCGGTTGCTGGCGTTGGTCGGGGAGGCCGGGCCGGACGATCTTATTCTCGCGCTGATCTCCGGGGGCGGATCGGCGCTACTGGCCTTACCCCCGCCGGGGGTGCCCTTGGCCGATATCCAGACGTTGTATCGGCTGTTATTGGCCTCGGGCGCGGATATTGCGCAGATGAACCGGGTTCGCAAGCATGTCTCGGGCATCTTGGGCGGGCGTCTTGCCGTAGCCGCGCCGAAAACGCCGATGGTGAGCCTGCTGATCTCCGATGTTCCGGGGGATGATCCGGGGCTCATCGCCTCTGGCCCGACCGTGCCGGACGTATCCGACCGGGCCGAGGCGCAGGCGATTCTCGCCAGTTACGGCATCGATCCCGGCCCAGCGCTGCGGGCGTGGCTGGCGTCCCCTTTGGCCGATACCCCCGCGCCCGATCATCCAGCCTTCGCCGGTAAGCAAGTGCGGGTCATCGCTAGCCCGCAGCAGAGCCTCGCCGCCGCAGCGGCGCGGGCGGCGGCGTTGGGGCTGGCCGTATTGCCCTTGGGTGATTCGATTGAGGGCGAGGCGCGCGAGGTGGCGAAAGTCCACGCTGGGATTGCGCGGTCCATTCGCCAATATGGTCTTCCCGTGAAGCCCCCCTGCGTTATCCTCTCAGGGGGCGAGACGACCGTAACCCTGCGCGCGAAAGGCGGGCGGGGCGGGCGCAATGCCGAGTTCGCTCTGGGGCTCGCCCAGGCCCTGAACGGACTGGAGGGCGTCTTCGCCCTTGCCGCCGATACCGATGGCATCGACGGCACCGAGGATAATGCGGGGGCCTTTGTTACGCCCGAAACGCTCACCCGTGCGCAAACGGTTGGCCTGTCCGCCGCCGATTTTCTGGCCCGGAACGATAGCTATCGCTTCTTTGAGGCGCTTGGCGATTTGCTCGTCACTGGACCAACCCGAACCAATGTGAATGATTTCCGCGCGATTCTTTTGGAGTGA
- a CDS encoding dihydrodipicolinate synthase family protein, with protein MSSLLLPAVGGALTPFTLSPAREFPKPSVAFNRIALSAAHVVADPFADTAPWFSPPAIDWDKTIEYRRYLWSLGLGVAEAMDTAQRGMGLDWGQAQELIRRSLDAARDFPGAVVFSGAGTDHLAPAGASLDDVIAAYETQCSTIEALGGRIILMASRALAKAATRPEDYATVYGRILRQVKQPVILHWLGDMFDPALTGYWGTTEFPPALEVCLGIIAEHADKVDGIKISLLDKEKEVQMRRRLPPGVKMYTGDDFNYAELIGGDAHGFSHALLGIFDAIAPAASAALSALAAGDRPTFEALLAPTVPLSRHIFKAPTQFYKTGVVFMAYLNGHQDHFTMIGGQQSARSLVHLAELFRLADAAGLLSDPDRAARRMRQVLAVYGIES; from the coding sequence ATGTCCAGCCTCTTGTTGCCCGCCGTTGGCGGCGCGTTGACGCCCTTCACCCTGTCGCCCGCACGAGAATTCCCCAAGCCGTCGGTGGCCTTCAATCGCATTGCCCTGTCGGCGGCCCATGTGGTTGCCGATCCCTTTGCGGATACTGCCCCCTGGTTCAGCCCGCCCGCGATTGACTGGGACAAAACGATTGAATACCGCCGCTATCTTTGGTCGCTCGGGTTGGGCGTGGCCGAGGCGATGGATACGGCCCAGCGCGGTATGGGGCTGGATTGGGGCCAAGCGCAGGAGTTGATCCGCCGCAGTCTCGATGCCGCGCGGGATTTCCCCGGTGCGGTGGTTTTCTCCGGCGCGGGAACCGATCATCTTGCGCCTGCCGGGGCGAGCCTTGACGATGTGATCGCCGCCTATGAAACCCAGTGCAGCACGATTGAAGCCCTGGGCGGCCGGATCATTCTGATGGCCAGCCGGGCGCTGGCGAAAGCCGCCACCCGCCCGGAGGATTACGCCACCGTCTATGGCCGGATTCTGCGGCAGGTAAAACAGCCGGTTATTCTGCATTGGCTCGGCGATATGTTTGATCCGGCGCTAACCGGCTATTGGGGCACCACCGAGTTTCCGCCCGCGCTGGAGGTTTGCTTAGGCATTATCGCCGAGCATGCCGATAAGGTGGACGGCATCAAAATTTCCCTCCTCGATAAGGAGAAGGAAGTTCAAATGCGCCGCCGACTGCCGCCCGGCGTAAAAATGTATACTGGCGATGATTTCAACTATGCCGAATTGATCGGCGGCGATGCGCACGGGTTCAGCCATGCGCTGTTGGGGATCTTTGACGCCATCGCCCCGGCGGCGTCGGCCGCCCTCAGCGCACTCGCGGCAGGCGACCGGCCCACGTTCGAAGCCCTATTGGCTCCCACGGTGCCGCTCTCGCGCCATATCTTCAAAGCGCCGACGCAGTTCTATAAAACCGGCGTGGTCTTCATGGCCTATTTGAATGGGCACCAGGATCATTTCACCATGATCGGCGGGCAGCAGAGCGCCCGTTCCCTGGTCCATCTCGCCGAGCTCTTCCGTCTGGCCGATGCGGCTGGGTTGCTGAGCGATCCCGACCGGGCCGCCCGGCGGATGCGGCAAGTTCTGGCCGTTTATGGAATTGAGAGCTAA
- a CDS encoding Dabb family protein: MIRHIVLIRFKPEVSEGHIAALFTELEEIRAQVPGILAITAGRSESPEKIERGYHHGFVVDFADWAALAAYQAHPDHQALGAKLVENAIGGLDGILVFDLPVSL, encoded by the coding sequence ATGATTCGTCATATCGTTTTAATCCGCTTTAAGCCCGAGGTGAGCGAAGGCCATATCGCGGCGCTCTTCACCGAGCTTGAGGAAATTCGCGCTCAGGTGCCGGGTATTCTCGCCATCACCGCCGGGCGCAGCGAAAGCCCGGAGAAGATCGAGCGCGGCTACCATCACGGTTTCGTCGTCGATTTTGCCGATTGGGCCGCGCTCGCCGCCTATCAAGCGCATCCCGACCATCAAGCCCTGGGGGCGAAGCTCGTTGAAAATGCCATTGGCGGCCTCGACGGCATTCTCGTCTTCGATCTGCCCGTTTCCCTCTGA
- a CDS encoding GMC family oxidoreductase — protein MSLSHAFDYIICGAGPAGCALAHRLSEDPAARVLLLEAGPRDRNPLFHMPAGFAKMTKGIGSWGWSTVPQRHLDNRVLWYTQAKVLGGGSSINAQIYTRGHRLDYDAWAFEHDCPGWSYREVLPYFKRAEDNQRFNNLHHAYGGPLGVSVPINPLPISEAFLRAGQEAGLPFNPDFNGATQEGVGHYQVTVRNARRSSASSAYLKPILGTRRNLTLMTGTQVLRIALDGTRATGVIVAGKGGTEVLLRAERDVILSSGAIGSPRLLQLSGIGPSAALEKAGVPVRHDLPGVGGNLQDHLDLYVIAECTGDHTYDSYAKLHKSLWAGLQYVLFKKGPVASTLFETGGFGFADPAARSPDIQFHLGLGSGIEAGVDKLRNAGVTLNSAFLRPRSRGTVRLASADPRAMPLIDPNYWDDPYDRAMSLEGLRMARELFRQNALKPFILAERAPGPTVESDADLMAYAYRTCKTDHHPAGTCKMGRDPLAVVDPETLAVHGLTGLRVCDASIMPAVNSSNTNAPTVMIGEKGADLIRGLPPLPPVTLPNDPASALRKAAS, from the coding sequence ATGTCCCTATCACACGCCTTTGATTACATTATCTGCGGGGCGGGCCCGGCGGGCTGCGCGCTGGCCCATCGCTTGAGCGAAGACCCGGCGGCGCGCGTGTTGCTTCTGGAAGCCGGGCCGCGCGACCGCAACCCGCTGTTCCATATGCCTGCGGGCTTTGCCAAAATGACGAAGGGCATCGGCAGTTGGGGCTGGTCGACGGTGCCGCAACGCCATCTCGACAATCGCGTGCTCTGGTATACCCAAGCCAAGGTATTGGGCGGCGGTTCGTCGATCAATGCACAGATTTACACGCGCGGGCACCGGTTGGATTATGACGCCTGGGCGTTCGAGCACGACTGCCCCGGCTGGAGCTACCGCGAGGTTTTGCCCTATTTCAAGCGTGCTGAAGACAATCAGCGTTTCAATAATCTGCACCATGCCTATGGCGGGCCTTTGGGCGTTTCCGTGCCGATCAATCCACTGCCCATCAGCGAGGCGTTTTTACGCGCGGGGCAGGAAGCGGGTTTGCCGTTCAACCCGGACTTCAACGGGGCGACGCAGGAGGGGGTGGGCCATTATCAGGTAACGGTGCGCAATGCCCGCCGTTCGTCCGCCTCCAGCGCCTATCTGAAACCAATTTTGGGCACGCGCCGAAATCTAACACTCATGACTGGCACGCAGGTTCTGCGCATTGCCCTGGACGGCACCCGGGCGACAGGCGTTATCGTTGCCGGGAAGGGCGGAACTGAGGTTCTTCTGCGGGCCGAGCGCGACGTTATTCTGTCCTCCGGGGCCATCGGCTCGCCACGCCTGTTGCAGCTTTCCGGCATTGGCCCAAGTGCCGCTTTGGAAAAAGCAGGCGTACCGGTTCGACACGATCTGCCGGGCGTCGGCGGCAATTTGCAGGATCATCTCGATCTCTACGTGATTGCCGAATGCACCGGCGATCACACTTACGACAGTTACGCCAAGCTGCACAAAAGCCTGTGGGCGGGACTCCAGTATGTGCTGTTCAAGAAAGGTCCCGTTGCCTCAACCCTGTTTGAAACCGGCGGGTTCGGCTTTGCCGATCCGGCGGCGCGCTCGCCTGATATTCAGTTTCATTTAGGGTTAGGGTCGGGGATTGAAGCGGGGGTGGATAAGCTGCGCAATGCGGGCGTAACGCTCAATTCGGCCTTCCTGCGCCCCCGGTCGCGCGGCACGGTTCGGCTCGCGTCCGCCGACCCCCGCGCCATGCCGCTGATTGATCCCAACTATTGGGACGATCCTTACGACCGAGCGATGAGCCTTGAAGGGCTGCGCATGGCGCGGGAGCTGTTTCGGCAAAACGCGCTAAAGCCCTTCATTCTGGCGGAACGCGCCCCCGGCCCGACGGTCGAGAGCGACGCGGACCTCATGGCCTACGCCTATCGGACCTGCAAGACCGACCATCACCCGGCGGGCACCTGCAAAATGGGGCGCGATCCGCTGGCGGTGGTCGATCCCGAAACTCTGGCGGTTCACGGTCTCACCGGGCTGCGGGTCTGCGATGCTTCGATCATGCCCGCCGTTAATTCCTCCAATACCAATGCCCCGACCGTGATGATTGGCGAGAAGGGGGCGGACCTTATTCGCGGTCTGCCGCCGCTGCCGCCGGTCACGCTGCCGAACGATCCCGCCTCTGCCCTGCGAAAGGCCGCCTCATGA
- a CDS encoding 3-ketoacyl-ACP reductase has protein sequence MSSCLSTSRPVALVTGGTRGIGLAIAEALAARGFDLGISSTKASAETEAICADLAQKHGARVVFSAGNLGVLDDHSAIVAPALEAFGRIDCLVNNAGMAAPVRGDVLALRPENFDSVVNVNLRGTMFLTQRVVNHMLATPSIPGVSRSILHITSVSAAMASPERLDYCISKAGLAMWSQGLALRLAGEGISVFEVRPGIIRTDMTAGVAGKYDQAIADGLVPMRRWGEGADISSIVAALAGGGFGFATGSVIMADGGLSLPRL, from the coding sequence ATGAGTTCCTGTCTCTCCACCTCCCGCCCCGTCGCTCTGGTTACCGGCGGTACGCGCGGCATCGGCTTGGCGATTGCCGAGGCACTGGCCGCGCGGGGCTTCGACCTAGGCATCAGCAGCACTAAGGCCAGCGCCGAGACCGAGGCGATTTGCGCGGATCTGGCTCAGAAGCACGGCGCGCGCGTGGTGTTTTCAGCGGGCAACCTTGGGGTGCTCGACGATCACTCGGCGATTGTCGCGCCTGCACTGGAAGCCTTCGGGCGGATTGATTGTCTCGTCAATAATGCCGGCATGGCCGCGCCGGTGCGCGGCGATGTTCTGGCATTGCGGCCGGAGAATTTCGATAGCGTGGTGAACGTCAACCTGCGTGGCACGATGTTTCTGACGCAGCGGGTTGTGAATCACATGCTGGCAACGCCCAGCATACCGGGCGTCAGCCGCAGCATTCTGCATATCACCTCGGTCAGCGCGGCGATGGCCTCGCCGGAGCGGCTGGATTACTGCATCTCGAAAGCGGGTCTTGCCATGTGGAGCCAAGGGTTGGCCTTGCGCCTTGCGGGCGAGGGGATTTCGGTTTTCGAGGTGCGCCCAGGCATTATCCGCACCGACATGACGGCAGGGGTGGCCGGAAAATACGATCAAGCCATCGCGGACGGGCTTGTGCCGATGCGGCGCTGGGGCGAGGGGGCCGATATTAGCAGCATTGTTGCGGCCCTCGCCGGGGGCGGCTTCGGCTTTGCCACGGGCAGCGTGATTATGGCCGATGGCGGGCTTAGCCTGCCGCGCTTGTAG
- a CDS encoding GMC oxidoreductase — translation MGTPLPTQTDVLIIGSGIGGATLAAGLAGSGARVVMLERGEVIPTSAPARDPRAIFQRGHFRPAETWQDGAGRAFSPGTYYIVGGNSKFYGAVLLRYRREDFEARAHAEGDTPGWPFPYETLEPWYGRAETLFRVRGAEGEDPTEPVHSTRYPHPPVPDEPAIAEVRARLRGVGLTPFSLPLAVDIERWLAGGKTPWDAFPDTRSGKLDAETAPLAQALRDPRFRLVTGARVRRLVASPDGRRVAGVEVETAEGLQRLSAGTIVLAAGAVNSAALLLASEIGNQSGAVGRYFMNHNCTAMLAVDPRRPNPSVYQKTLGINDFYLSDGRGGPPLGNIQLLGKISGAILKASLPWVPERALGMLARHSVDWYAMSEDLPRPESRVTLDGASIRLDWRRSNMRAHHGLVRAFRDRLRDAGYPLVLSRLFDQRTPSHQCGTTRMGHDPVNSVVDPFCRSHEVSNLYVVDAGFLTTSAAVNPALTIAAQALRVADHLRSEGIA, via the coding sequence ATGGGCACGCCGCTCCCAACACAAACCGATGTTTTGATTATCGGCTCTGGCATCGGCGGGGCAACGCTCGCGGCCGGGTTGGCGGGGAGCGGGGCGCGCGTGGTTATGCTGGAACGGGGGGAGGTAATACCAACCTCCGCCCCAGCCCGCGACCCACGGGCAATTTTCCAGCGCGGGCATTTTCGGCCCGCCGAAACCTGGCAGGACGGGGCGGGGCGGGCGTTTTCCCCCGGCACCTATTATATCGTTGGCGGCAATTCTAAATTCTATGGAGCGGTGCTCCTGCGCTACCGGCGGGAGGATTTCGAGGCGCGCGCCCATGCCGAGGGGGATACCCCCGGCTGGCCCTTTCCCTATGAAACCCTGGAGCCTTGGTACGGGCGGGCGGAAACCCTGTTTCGGGTGCGCGGCGCAGAGGGAGAAGACCCGACCGAACCCGTGCATTCCACCCGCTACCCGCATCCGCCCGTTCCCGACGAGCCGGCGATTGCCGAGGTGCGCGCCCGGTTGCGCGGCGTGGGTCTAACGCCATTCTCGCTGCCCTTAGCGGTGGATATCGAACGCTGGTTGGCGGGGGGAAAAACCCCCTGGGATGCCTTCCCCGATACGCGATCCGGCAAGCTTGATGCTGAAACCGCCCCGCTGGCGCAGGCTTTGCGCGATCCGCGCTTTCGCCTCGTAACCGGTGCGCGGGTCCGCCGCCTAGTGGCAAGCCCGGACGGGCGGCGGGTGGCGGGGGTTGAGGTTGAGACCGCCGAGGGGCTTCAGCGCCTATCAGCCGGAACCATTGTTCTGGCGGCAGGCGCGGTGAATTCGGCGGCGCTGCTGCTGGCGTCGGAGATCGGCAACCAGTCGGGCGCCGTGGGGCGCTATTTCATGAACCATAATTGTACGGCGATGCTGGCCGTCGATCCGCGCCGCCCGAACCCCTCCGTGTACCAAAAGACGCTCGGAATCAATGATTTTTACCTTTCGGACGGGCGCGGCGGGCCACCCTTAGGGAATATCCAACTGCTCGGCAAAATCAGTGGGGCAATCTTGAAAGCCTCGCTGCCCTGGGTGCCCGAACGCGCGCTGGGGATGCTCGCCCGCCATTCGGTCGATTGGTACGCGATGAGCGAGGATCTACCGCGCCCGGAGAGCCGCGTGACCCTGGACGGCGCCTCGATTCGGCTCGATTGGCGGCGCAGTAATATGCGCGCCCATCACGGGTTGGTGCGGGCGTTTCGGGATCGATTGCGAGATGCTGGCTATCCGTTGGTGCTAAGCCGCCTGTTCGATCAGCGCACACCCTCGCACCAATGTGGCACCACGCGCATGGGTCACGACCCCGTTAACTCGGTCGTCGATCCCTTCTGCCGTAGTCACGAGGTTTCCAATCTTTACGTCGTCGATGCCGGGTTTTTAACGACCTCGGCGGCGGTCAATCCGGCTTTAACGATTGCGGCGCAAGCGCTGCGCGTTGCCGATCATCTTCGTTCTGAGGGGATCGCTTGA
- a CDS encoding ABC transporter ATP-binding protein, protein MAFLEISGLRKRYGALEILKGIDITLEPGGFLVLVGPSGCGKSTLLNTIAGLEGISDGHISIDGQIVNDLHPSKRDIAMVFQSYALYPTMSVGENIAFALEMRGVPKAERMAAVQKVAKVLQIEHLLSRKPGQLSGGQRQRVAMGRALVREPRVFLFDEPLSNLDAKLRVDMRTEIKRLHQRTGATIVYVTHDQIEAMTLATKIAVLRDGLLQQVGTPAEIYNRPANLFVADFMGSPAMNLISAQVDAGDRISLERRGTEAITLPLPSSLATPVHAGQKVIFGIRPEAITDLGGADQAAKCIETVPAQVEVVEPAGADTFVISHLGGKEVIARMRADVSVSPGDTVPFAFNMDKALLFDAASGVRL, encoded by the coding sequence ATGGCGTTCCTAGAAATCTCCGGATTGCGCAAGCGCTACGGCGCGCTCGAAATCCTCAAGGGCATCGATATTACGCTGGAGCCGGGCGGGTTTCTGGTGCTGGTCGGCCCGTCCGGCTGCGGGAAATCGACGCTTCTCAACACAATCGCGGGCCTTGAGGGCATTAGCGACGGCCATATCAGCATCGACGGGCAGATCGTCAACGATCTTCACCCGTCAAAGCGCGATATTGCGATGGTGTTCCAATCCTACGCGCTCTACCCCACGATGAGCGTGGGAGAAAATATTGCCTTTGCGCTCGAAATGCGCGGCGTTCCCAAGGCCGAGCGGATGGCGGCGGTGCAAAAGGTCGCCAAGGTGCTGCAAATCGAGCATCTGCTGAGCCGCAAGCCGGGGCAGCTTTCCGGCGGGCAGCGCCAGCGGGTGGCAATGGGGCGGGCGTTGGTGCGCGAGCCGCGCGTGTTTTTATTCGATGAGCCCCTGTCCAACCTCGACGCCAAGTTGCGGGTGGATATGCGCACCGAAATCAAACGCCTGCATCAGCGCACGGGCGCGACCATCGTTTACGTCACCCACGATCAGATTGAAGCGATGACGCTCGCCACCAAGATCGCGGTTTTGAGGGATGGGCTGCTTCAGCAGGTCGGCACGCCCGCCGAAATCTATAATCGCCCCGCCAACCTGTTTGTCGCCGATTTCATGGGCTCGCCCGCGATGAACCTAATTTCCGCGCAGGTGGACGCCGGGGACCGGATCAGTCTGGAGCGACGCGGAACGGAGGCGATTACCCTGCCGCTCCCTTCCAGTTTGGCGACGCCGGTTCACGCCGGGCAAAAGGTGATCTTCGGCATTCGTCCCGAAGCCATCACCGATCTCGGCGGGGCCGATCAGGCGGCCAAATGTATCGAAACGGTTCCGGCCCAGGTGGAAGTCGTCGAGCCTGCGGGGGCCGATACGTTCGTGATCAGTCACTTGGGCGGGAAGGAAGTGATTGCGCGGATGCGCGCCGATGTGAGCGTGTCGCCGGGCGATACGGTGCCTTTCGCCTTCAATATGGATAAGGCGTTGCTCTTCGATGCCGCTAGCGGCGTGCGGCTATAA
- a CDS encoding carbohydrate ABC transporter permease, whose product MSGAESGSGPVGRRWVSRIVIYGLLGLFAIYFLLPLFVMVVTSFKTLDEVRDGNMLALPQNPTFAPWVAAWGSACVGLSCTGIKGFFWNSIQMVVPAVTISTLLGALNGYVLTKWRFPGHKLVFGMMLFACFIPFQSVLIPMARVLGSIGLANHVLGLILVHVVYGLGFTTLFFRNYYEAFPTELIRAAQMDGASFFQIFRRILLPSSGPIIVVTVIFQFTNIWNDFIFGASFASGDAVPMTVALNNLVNTSTGVREYNVHMAAAMMAALPTLLVYVLAGRYFVRGLMAGAVKG is encoded by the coding sequence ATGAGCGGCGCTGAATCGGGGAGCGGCCCGGTTGGCCGCCGCTGGGTAAGCCGGATTGTGATTTACGGGCTGCTCGGGCTCTTCGCCATTTACTTCCTCCTACCGCTGTTCGTGATGGTCGTGACGTCGTTCAAGACCTTGGACGAGGTGCGCGACGGGAATATGCTGGCCCTGCCGCAGAATCCCACCTTTGCCCCCTGGGTGGCGGCCTGGGGAAGCGCCTGCGTGGGCCTAAGCTGCACGGGAATCAAAGGCTTCTTCTGGAATTCGATCCAGATGGTCGTACCCGCCGTGACGATCTCCACCCTGCTCGGCGCGTTGAACGGCTATGTGCTGACCAAATGGCGCTTTCCCGGCCATAAGCTTGTGTTTGGGATGATGCTGTTCGCCTGCTTCATTCCGTTTCAGTCGGTCTTGATCCCGATGGCGCGGGTGCTGGGCTCGATTGGGCTCGCCAATCATGTGCTTGGGCTGATTCTGGTGCACGTCGTCTATGGTCTCGGCTTTACCACGCTGTTTTTCCGAAACTATTACGAGGCGTTTCCGACCGAGTTGATCCGGGCGGCGCAGATGGATGGCGCGAGTTTCTTCCAGATTTTCCGGCGGATTCTGCTGCCTTCATCTGGCCCGATCATTGTCGTAACGGTGATTTTCCAGTTCACCAATATCTGGAACGATTTCATCTTCGGGGCGTCTTTCGCGTCCGGCGATGCGGTTCCGATGACGGTCGCGCTGAATAATCTCGTCAATACCTCAACCGGCGTCCGCGAATACAACGTGCATATGGCGGCGGCCATGATGGCGGCCCTGCCGACCCTGCTCGTTTATGTTCTCGCGGGGCGCTATTTCGTGCGCGGCCTGATGGCTGGCGCGGTCAAAGGATAA